One window of Papaver somniferum cultivar HN1 chromosome 9, ASM357369v1, whole genome shotgun sequence genomic DNA carries:
- the LOC113309259 gene encoding magnesium transporter MRS2-3-like: MMGGTRTLRSRYYSCQVQPLDHQEILDTKTWWVYDSVGRGQKLDLGMDFIRKKTGLTEAEYQILLDTPSLTLLGCEKCILVNIEHLKAILTTEEVYALDSSDLSMPPFLEEIRQLSRRQDKIQEADEKEWSDDTEEVEEGKMDKQIRFEFVALDVCLEAEVALSESRTTMSS, encoded by the exons ATGATGGGAGGTACAAGAACTCTTCGATCACGGTATTATTCATGTCAAGTGCAACCACTCGATCATCAGGAGATATTGGATACCAAAACATGGTGGGTTTATGATTCAGTAGGTCGAGGTCAGAAGCTTGATTTAGGTATGGATTTCATTAGGAAGAAAACAGGATTAACAGAAGCGGAATACCAAATTCTTCTTGACACTCCATCCTTAACTTTATTAGGTTGTGAGAAGTGCATTCTTGTTAACATAGAACACCTTAAAGCCATCTTAACTACTGAAGAAGTTTATGCTCTGGATTCTAGTGATCTTTCTATGCCTCCATTCCTTGAGGAGATTCGTCAATTATCCCGTCGTCAAGATAAAATTCAG GAAGCTGATGAAAAAGAATGGTCAGATGATACTGAGGAAGTAGAAGAAGGTAAAATGGATAAGCAAATTAGGTTTGAATTTGTGGCATTGGATGTGTGTCTAGAGGCAGAAGTGGCTCTTTCAGAATCGAGAACCACTATGAGTTCTTAA